Part of the Calderihabitans maritimus genome, ATCCTGAGGTCTAAAGGGTACACTTAAGTCAATATCTCCATTATCGTCAATCGGGGCATCTTTAAGCATCAACAACGGCCGTCGCAAGGAATACTTCCACGCAGAGAATCCAGTATCAAGTTTCTGTTCGAAACTTCCATCTGCTGCCTCTTCATACACTGTCAGAACATTGTCCACAAAGTTTTGAAAGACATGCCTCGCAAACTTCTTGACTGCAGAATGTCTTGGATGGACCGACGCACCATTCTTTTCGATACTGTCAAGTTCAATTTGAAATCTTGACCATTGTTTAATAAATTCTTCCTGCATAGATAGTGTCTTTTGGTACCACCATTTGTTATCTGGTCGTTGGACATCTCCAATAGAAATGACTTCAACCCACTCTTGCAAGTAATTTTTCAATTCATTTAGCGTTCTGACAATCTTATCAAGCGGGCTCCCAACAATTTTGGGAACTCTAGGCCGAGAACCCCGAGTGGCACTAGCCGCCTCCTGAATTAAATTTACCATGGCTTTTCTGTCGTACAAAAGATCTTTAATTGCTTGCTTTGCTCTCCCAATTTGCTTAAAATCATTCTCTCTTACCGCAGTTATCGCAAGATTCAATCTGCTATCAGGACCGAACAGATACTTCAGCGCTTCATTTGCAGGAGCATAAAGTATTCTACTTGCCTGTACCCGTTTAAGCCATTCGGCAAATTGCCCAGATACTTCTTTGGCTTTTTTCTCCCAGTTTGTCTCAAAAATAGTTTGTCTTAACAGCTTTCTGTCAAGGGCTTTACCATAAGAAAGGAAATCTAGAACTACTTCCAAAAGTTTACGCAAGGGATCCGTGGGATTTTTTACATGTAAACTTGCTTCCCGCAGCCAAGTTTCCGCTCCGGTCTCCGGGGCCATTAATGCAGGTTGCAAAGCTATAGCGGTAATAAACAGGGCCATGTCGCGTTCAGAAAGTCCTAACCTGGCATGATATTTTTCTACAGGTTTAGGATTGTCTTTACATATAGAGTAAAACAAATCCTTATTCTCACTATCTTTCCATTCTGCCTCCATACCAAGCACTGCAGCCAACAACAGCCAAGAGGGGACGGTTTCAGGAACTAGACCACCGTCAACAAGTTTATCTTCTATTTCCCTTGCCAACCAGTAAGCTGTAGAAACGTCACCTTTCGCAATAGCTTCCCATATAACTTTGTTCGGTTGGAAATCAGTTAAAGTTCTCTCTTTAGTCTTATCAACTTCTAAATCAACTTCTCCTTGCTCTTCTCTTTCCTCTCCAATTTCGTTTTCGTCCTGTGAAAGCTGTTCTTCTGTAACGATGTCAACGTCTTCGTTAATCTCAGGAGTAGCCTGGACATCATCCCCTTGTTCTTTTGTCGTCAATTTTTCGTCCTGATTTTCATCAGATTCCGCATCCTGTTGAACCCTCTTTTTTTCTGTCTCTTGTTCGAGTGCCCCAAGTGCATCTTTTTCTTCCTCGCTTTCTGTATCAGCAGCCTTTTCAATATCATAATCTATTATGTCTTTAATCATTTTCACCCTATCTTTAACCTGTTGCTGCAGTCTTTCTAGGTTATTGAATCGTTCCCGGTCCTCTTCTAAAGTCAGCAATTTCTTAGACCGCCACTCTAATGCTTCCTGGCTGCAATCGCAGATATCTTCTAATAGAGTCTTGATTTCCGAAAGCTTTTCAGGAGTAAAGTAGTGATATTTTTCAATATCCAAAGGAATACATAATTCTCCAGGATAGAGATATTGGAAAATATCCTTTAATTCACTAGACAAATGTAATATACTCTTAGAAATCTCAGACAAAAGTTTTTCCTTCAATAAATACGTTTGTTTGCATTCATTCCAAGCATTTAGTAGATTCTGAATCTTGTCGTCAATAACGTCCATATTAACATTAAGGCTGCCCTTTTTGATTTGGTTAATAACCATATCTAGCAAGAGGCCGGTGTCAAACTCTCCAAGCGCTCTTCTAATGGCATCTTCAAGCGCTCTCTCAACGGTAATGTCATTATTAGAATATTCATCGTTAGTCTGAACTGCCGGGTGAGATTTAAGTGCCTTCATATTTTCCTTTTCATAGTTATTTATAAGCTCGTAACCAATTTCATTAGTGTATTTATCCTGCCCTACTATTAAAGCAAACGCCACGGGTTTAATTCCGTATTTTTGCACTAAATTTTCTACCTCGGCCCTCAACTCATCCCGGGATTTCTGGCTTACAATTTTCATTATATCTTGATGCTGCTTACTGAAGTACTCGCCAACTATTGCGCCATATTTTTTATGTTCCCACAAAGTTTGTAAGACGTTCCTCATTTCTTCAACTGAACCCTCAGACCGCTCTATTTCGCTATTCGATAATGTCTCAACGGCAGCAGCAATTTCATTGTCTGTCAATGATTTTAAATACCAGCTAATAAATTGCCTAAAGCTTTTGACATTCACTAGGTTTCTCCCCCCAGTTCATGTTCATGAGAAACTTTATTTTATAATGTCTTAAGAAATCACTCACTAGTTATTTTGTACTTGCAGTCCAACCAGCGTTCGAATTTACAACCATAGTAAAGCAAACTTGTGTGTACACATCCAATATTCAGCTTATGCTCCAGGAATTCTAAGGAACAACTGTATAATCATATAAAATCGTCAAACTCTTAGCTCTTGAGATAAAATGTTACCAAGTTGGGAATTTCAGCCCGTTTGCGAATCCTCAGGAGGCTTTTTCTCAATAATCCATGTCGTATAACCTGGTCCACTCTTCCTCTCGCGTTTCTCTGTACCCCAAAGACCTTCACCAAATATCTCGTCCATAGCTTGGCGAACAATACTATGAGCAATGTTATCCCTATCATCAAGGATATCTGGTAAAGATTCAGACAGTGCCTTCAGAACACCTTTCCAGGGGACACCTCTGGTCTTGATACGCTCAATAAGATCAGTGTTATTTCTAAGCTCTTCAATGGCATATGAAATGTACTTATCAAGAATATCCTCTGGCTGATCTATCTCTTCTTCTGTATTTTCGTAAGAGCTCTTTTCTAAACTGTCAGATCCGTCTGTTAGTGATACAGGAACAGTTTTACGGCTAACATTGGCAGCATTATTAAACTTAATGCGCAATTGATTAGCATACGTATTTACAGCCGGCAACTGGTAGTCTGGATCAAGTGTTTTGTAAATTTTCTCAAACGAAAGGGCTCGAAACGGTATTGGGTAGCTTTTACCTCCTGCACTGCTCCAGAAGATTCCTTGACCCGGGATCGGTTCGTTAAGGAGAGTGCGGAGTAGGTCGTCGCTGAAATGTGCATTGGCCCTTTTAACTGCTTGAAGATCTCCTGCTGACAATAAGTGAAATATAAACCAGTTATCACCCTGGCTCAAGATTTCATTTGAAATACTTCCCGGTTGCTGCGTAATTAACACAGCTCCTAAATCATATTTGCGTCCTTCCTTAACCCACTCAATGTAAGGCCCTTCGCCGGAACTCCCTGAGCTACCCAGGACAGACTGAGCCTCTTCGACAACTGCTATTGTTGGAATAGTTTTTGGCTCGGCTTTTGTAAATTCAATTTGATTGTGGTTAAAAATACGTTGAAGTATAAGTCCTGACAAAACCAGCGAAGGGGTACCCCGCATTTGAGATACATCAACGATACAAATCTTGCCATCCCTGAGGGCAGTCAAGAGCATATCCATCATCTGACTGCTGGGATCATGCAGCATTTTCACAATCGTTGTCATGTTAGCACGGGCTGCAACCATCTCAGCATCCTGATGAGCCTCCAGACGCAAAAGATTTTTGATGAGATCTCCGTCGGCAGCATTTCCATTCCGATATATCTCGTCAACTAAAGTACGCCAGTCAGCATCATTTAAACCTTTGAGCTTTCTTACATTTTGTTGATCTTGTTTTTCCGGAGGTAAAGCAATGGATATTACATCTGATGGTCTGAGGCGTCTTATGTCTAATTTGATGTCACCAGCTACGAAGGACTGATAAAATTGACTGGGACCTTCCTTCTTTGTAAATATTACAATCTTGTCCTGCAAATGAGGAACATCGCAAAGACCGGGGCGGTTCTTATCGTCAGGCCAGAAGTACTCTCCCTCTGGATCAAAAATTATTGTTCCTACAGGAACATGACGATTACCTCTCTTCTGCACCATAGGGGTGGTTTTGTAAAGATTGCTGAAAAGCAACTTTATTAGATTTGACTTTCCAAAGCCAGCACGCGCAAATACGAACGTTCTCCGAGATACCAGAAATTCGACAAGAAATCGGGGTAATACGGAAGGATTACGAACTATCATCCAGGGCTCGCGGTTAAGACGTTTATCCTCTCCCGCGTAAATAAATTCACCAAGCGCAAAAAAGCCAATCTCAGCACCGTCCAGGTTATGCCCGGCAACTTCCCGGAGAAGTTCATCAGAGAGAAATGCTACCTTACTACCAACATGCGGCAATCTACGGTGCGACGCGGCAAAAACAAGACTCCCGTCAACTACACGTATTACTCCAAGAACGCGAATATCAACCCGATACTTAAGATATTGTTCACGTAGATCCTCCGGTATCGTTCTGTCCTCTGCGACAGCTCGCAGACCGAAATCTTCTCCAGCAGCGGATACCAATCTTCCCTGTGAGGAGAAAGATGTGATCCTACCCAGTACTGCTTCATGTTCAGTCTCCAACTGAACTATTACAAATTGTCCGTGCATTGGTGTGCTCTGAAATTCGTTGCGATAGGGTAAAACCAAATCGGCATGAAATTCCAGTCCGCCTTCACTCATGCCACGAAAGATACCAACAACTTTATCTTGGGGAAACAGTTTCATTCGTATCGCCTCACTGATACGTCAGAATTTAACCGGAATGCTTCAATAATGTCTCGCCTATTTTCAGGCAACAGTTGCCTTACTGCATTAAAAATTTCGTCTTGCAGGATTTCAAGATCAAAATCCACAACCTGCGCATATTCATGAGCTTTTTGTAAACACCTAGGGTAAAAGGGTACAGGAAAACCCTCAATTGCGTCAGCAAGCAGATATCCAAATATTTCTGCGGCGTGTTGGCTTTGAGAACTAAAGATATCAACCGCCCAAACAGGATCCCCACTCTTAGGCCCAAATCTCACAAAATACATATCTCCAGCTACAAATTTTGGCGCTTCTCCTTTTCCTTCGGTTTCCGCACCACGCGCGTATTCCGGCCAAACATACGCCTTTGCCTCCATTTCTCTCGGTATACGCACATAACAGGCTTCACCCGGAGGGAAAATTCCCTCGATCGACATCGCCAAACTGTATCTTGTAAGGACTTTACTGTGCTTGGCAATACCTACCAAGAATACACGACGCCGATCTTCACGAAAAATCCTTGCAATAGCCTCTTCAATCCTTCTTCTGTAGGCTATAAATAATTCACCCCGGAAGATTTTACTGCGAAGCAGGCCGTCTCTTACAATTAGCGTATCAGTAGCAAAGCTACGGTGGCAGATCCTTTCATATAAGACGGCCCATTCACACAAGTCCCGGTAAACAAGAACCCAAGAGGGGGAAACAGTATCGGGTTCTTCCCGGATTCTTTTCCCCTCAGGTATCATGTGGCTAAGAGCACTCAATGTTGGAGGATTAACACCTAGATCTGACATCATGAGCCCGATAGCAGTTTTAGGACTTCCGTCTTCATTGAACTGAGCCTTACTGAGAGCATCAGTATCCGTCGAGGGCGAGATCGCATCGAGACACAATTGTTTACCGTAAGAGTCGACGACACGTACGAGCTGTACATAAAACGGATCAAAAACTAGCTTATTATTACCACCATCGCTTGCCACAAGTGAAACGGCGGTAGTAGAGCGAGGCTTAATTGTTCTAACTTCTCCAGTTAGAGAACGTATCTCCCGGCAGAGATTATCAAGTAATTTTCTGTCGCTTCGAGTACGGTCATGGATAAGCCTTCTAAGTACCGGTAAGGCATCCGGGTCAAACATTTTCTATTCCTCCAGTACGGCATAAAGGTCAATTTCTTCAACAGCTTTCCCCAAAGAGCACCCAAATTGACCCGCCTGCCGCCTACCACGGGGTGATAGTCCCGCATTTTTAATAGTCGCTACCTTCCAACCAGCAGAAGCAATTGATAGCGATTTTTTCAACAACGTTTTGGGATCACGGGCTGCACTGGGAATTGCTCCAAATCGTACAATTAAACGTGCATTGGGCGCGCAAACGGATGCCACACGTTTCCAAACATTAGCAAGTCCCCGGACAAATTCATCTTCTGAACAATGGGGTATTTGCCCCTCCAAAGAATATGTAACAGTACTCGGTCCCCCCAAAAACCAATATCTTAGCCACTGATCTGGCAAATAAGACCTCATTCCAAAATAGGGAGGTGATGTAATTACCCACCGAAAAGGCTCTGGCGCAATATTAGGACTTAGGAGACGACTGTCACCGATATACACAGCACCTTGGGTCGGTAGCGGTAGTTGTTCAAAAACATACTTAGCCCTTCTAGCAATGGTATCGGCCACATCAACCTTTGGGGGTTTTAAGTCATGCTTTTTCCAAAATCTGACTGCAGATTTGGGTTTTGTAGCATACGTCCTGGGCATCTGGTTTGAGAGATAAGTCGGAAGATTTTTCATTTTCGGTCCGTGGAGAATCCCGAGAATTAAACCACGGAGAGCAATTTCAGCCTCTGTTGAGCAATTCTCCAGTAAGTATTCACGTATCTTGCAGATATCGAAGAGAGTACTTGGATGGTAACAGAATTCCCAAAATTCTCCTTCCGGAATGTCTTCAGGGTGTTTTTTCCTTCTCAAAATTGAGTTGCAAAGATCAATCACCTCTTCGGGAGTAACGTCTACAAACTTCGCCGCGGCTATTGCGCCGGCTACTGGATTACTATCAATACCTACAGAAGGAAGTCCCCGGAGACGGGCAGCAAAATTTGTTGTTCCTCTACCGCAGAACGGATCTAAAACCCAGTCGCCTTTTTGGGCTCTTCTTAAGACCTTAAACGGGAAACGGAGAGGAAACATGGTGTAATAAGGGCAAATAGCATTCAATCTTAACACAGGAGCTGAACGATTGGGCAGTCGCGTTACCAAATTGTCAGTACTTCCTTTGTATTCAAAGTACATTCCATGCATTAATTGCTCAACTCCAAATCTTAATAAGGTCAAGGCATTTAAACAAAAAACGAGTATTTCCTAGAATTGGTTTTTTAGTTCAATTTACGGCTCAAAAATTCCTTGTTGAAAAATGTTGTTATTTGTCGATGCATAAAAAAAATTAGTTAACCATGTTACTCAACTTTTTTAATACATACGGTTAAAAGAAAATTGAAAATGTCTGTAAGGAAAAAGTCTTCAAAATAAAATAAGCGGGCGCGAGGCAAAAGGCGTTATACGTTCCCGCGCCCGGTCGGTGTCCGCCCATATAACCTCCGCGCCCGTATAACCTTTATAATGTTCAATATCTATTCAGAAAAATCATTATTGTATAGTAATACAGCTATCCAAACTTCTTGGTAAAACCTTTTATTATATCCGTTTTGCTAATAAGCCTGACTGAATCCTGTGACTCTAGGAAACCCGTTCTACCAGTTTACGGTTTACGCTGAATGTCTGGTTTGAAAAAAGGTTATACTCCTAGTTTACAAGGCCGCACGACCCTGCTTTTTATGATGTTATAACCAATCTCAGTTTCCAATTCTGTAATATTTTATCTAGCATATCCGCCTCTTTGAAAAGTTTAGTTTTATGCTAAAAGTACTACTATACCTTCTCCTTTGAGGTCTGTAAGTACCAGGGTCAGAGCATGATCACCGAAAAGCTTTCTTACTATCGGGGCTATCCCCTTTTAAGTTTTAGATTCAACCCCGACTTTGTTGCCCTGTAAGCTCAATTTAAATTATACCAACTTGGCTTTACAATTCATTTATACTTCAAAATACCCAACAATTTGTTTGTTACTCCGCCTATCAATCCCACCGTACAGGTAATTCCGATCCAGATTCCTGTTAAAAGCTGAACAACTGAACTCCGCTATATGCATACATGCGTGACAGGCACCCCTTTCATCTTTGCATATCGGGTCATAAACACAATAATCTCCCTCATCTTTGACTTTATACAGGAGGTTTTGCAGGCTCTGTTCGAATACGGTAAACAGGCCGCCGATAATGAAAGAAGAACGGTTATTGACATAAATCATAAAGGACATAGTTTTGGGAAACAAATACTCGCTTAATGTGTTAACATCAAAACCGCTTAGCATTGTACATTGTCGTAAAACTAAATGAGCAAAGCTATGTAGTAAAGTAAATAAATAAGAAGTAATTTCTCCATTCTTGGTTTCTTTATTAGCTACTTCCCCAAAAAAATCAACTTCTTCCATGTGATTAATAAACCAGGCCTTTATTTCCTGTTCACTTAACTGGGTAACGTCAATATCTACTATCCCGTTCATGGTTAACCATTTTAACACTTGCTTTAGGTCCAATTGAAAATGTAAAGCCTCGGTTTTTGTTGTATCCATATACACGGGATAATGGTATTTATCATTCGCATCTAAAGGAAAACAGTTTAATTTTGCCTGGTTCGGTATACGAGATATCCTTGAGTAGCCAAACGCGGCATAGGTAATGGGCAATTGTTCGATTAGAGTTACATCTTGCAATCCCAGCAACTTCATGGCATTTTTGTATTCGACTACTAAATTATTAACATAATTATCTTGATTTGTCTTCAATAAATTATCCAATGTATAAATCTTAATATCCTGATTGTCATCGACCCGGGTGGTAATTCTGATATACTCGTATAATTCATCACTAACAAATTTTATTTTCTCATCATCTATTTTAAGTAACTGATCTACCCTTTCAATGATTTTCTCTTTTTTACTTTTGGCTTGGTTGTTCTGTATTTGCTGCAATGCACTGTTTATCTGCATCTCAATCTGTTCCTGTGTTAGCCCCATCGTTTCCAGTAAAAGCCTCATTTTTTCTATATTTTCATCTTTCTCATGCGCATCGGAAAGCACAGATAAAAGGCTTTGATTGCCATAATCAAATAATTTTAAGTAGGCTGCTGCCACGATCTTGCCGTAAGTAACTTCATCTTCATATTTTTTTTCACGGCTGTTGTCTTTTAAATTGATCATGGTAATGCAATGCGGATAATACGTTAATGATCGATTATGGTTAACAATGGTCATCCTTGGTTTAGGGTCCTCTTTGCAGTTACAATGTTGAAACAGCCTTGTCCTATGGTTGCATCCGGGCACCCGGCATCGCCATTCGTAATATGTAATTTGCATGCTGCCATGCCTTTCAAGCATGATATGTTCATCGCCGTGCACCGGGCACTTGCGCATCCAAATTGGATCCATCCTACCGCATTCGTGAACGGCCACCAAATCGATTTGTTCCAGTGCGGAACCGCATTTGACACAGCGAATTAACTCCCTTTCGGTATGCAAATCATAAAACTGGTGAACTTTTTTGCACTTTGTATTAGAACACTCAAAAATAAGTGGGAATAACCGTCCCTGCACCTGCTGGATGCTTGCAAAATAAAAACTATTTAAAGACAAGTTACTGGGAAAATCCCTGTTGGCTTCGTCCCATCTGTAGATATAACGAATGATTTTATTGGTAATGTAAAAAATGTCGGTATTTTCCTTGTTAACGGGCTTGGATATAACATCCTTAACCATGAAAATGTAAGGCTCATCTTCGTAGTCAAATGTTTTCCCGGGCAGGTAACTGTATAAAACCTGTGTCTTTCCTCTATACATCGGTTTACTCATTTATTTCCGTCCCCTTCTGTACCTCATTTTCGACAAGAATTCGTTGGAAAGAATGTCTTTAGATATGGGAATCTGTTCATCTATATCCCGCAAGCTGGTCATTGGCGAATACCCAAATATCTTCTCGAGCTGTTCCGTGCTCTTTTCATACTTGGGATTAATAAAATGCATATATATTAATTCCAGCCCGATTCTTATTTCTTTAGCAAAATGTTTGGTGTGTGGATCGTTTTCCGTTATTCCGTAAGCATCTCTGAGACAACGATACACCTCTTCTTTGGGAATATATCCCTTGGCCAGTGCCTCCCGGAGCCCTTCACTGAACCACATATTTTTGGCTATTTTGTGCCTGATGCGCGGTTGAAAGTACTGTAAAACAAGACCCATAAATAACCCCGGCAATGTTTTTTGCACGCTAAACTTAGACCAGCGGTTAATGGGCACTGGTTCCACTAAACGGTCGCTGAACTCATTAAATTTGCTAAAATAATTAAAATATGCAATATCCCTTTCCCGGCCTGGACTGAAGCACACAAAGCAAATGCCCACATGCGTACGCCCTACCCGGCTGCTTGATTGGATATATTCGGCTACATGCGGCGGCATACCGTGAAAAATCATAAAATTTAATCTTTCCACATCAACACCGTGGCTGATTAAACTGGTGGCAATAACAGCATCAATTTGCTTTTCCCTTTCTTCCGGCGGATTTTCTAGAACCTCCAGCGTATTACGAATTTTGGCAAAGGAAGAGTCACCCGTAAGCTCTACGGACTGGATTGGCTCGTAGCCGTTTTCCACAAGATACCCGTTAATTTGATTGGAATCAATCATGCGGCTGATGGAAGAACCGGCGTCTTTTGAGTTTACATATACCAGGGATGTTTCATAATCACGTAAAAAAGCAGCCAATTCTTCTTTTGTCTGTACAGTTTGCAAACCAATTTTATTTATATAAAATTCCGGATCTTTTTTGATCTCCTGGATCACCATGTGAAATGTTTTTAATAGTTCCTGGGTTGCCGTCAGGTGTGTTTTATTATGCGGCATTACCCCCACAAACAATCTACCGATGTATTCTTTTTCCTCGGCATAAAAGGAACGCCCACGTTCATATCCTGCCACCGGGAATCTTCTGGGTTTCTTGTTATATAAATGCTGGATTTGGTTTTCGTATTTCTCTATGGTGGCCGTTGCCGCAATTATCTTGTATTTTTTCCCGCCGGAAGTCTTGTCCTGCAACATTTGGATAAAACCTTCGTAGTGGGAGGCAAAGGTACCGAAGCTTTCTTTTAACAAGTGCAGCTCATCTTGTATCACGAGCGAAGGAGCGCCGTCATATAAACAAGCCGGCTCTTTCGGCAGCTGGCATCTGGGATCTTCCGTGCATTCGCCGCAACTCATGTACCCATGATATGAACATTTTTCATTGACATTACCGAGTAAATGGGTAAATCTTCTTTGCATGCCAATGGAAGCAACCTTATCTACCGTACCAACCAACATGGTTGGCAGGTAGCGAAAAATTTCCTGGTCGACAATATACAAGGGCAGCGTCTTTTCAGAACAACTTTCATTGGTACACCTGTGTTCAAGACGCATTTTGTGCTCATCAAAAAAAATAATTACCGAATTATGCTGGCAAAAAGGACACTTTTCAATCATCTTGTAGCGATCAAAGTAGTTTTCATATTCGATATTTAACTTTTTCATGTGTTCCGTTATTCTATTTGGTGTGTTATGCCCGCCAGCAAAGTAACCCACGGAAAATGGTTCCATGCCATCTTTAGATAAATCAGGATGTCTTCTGCGTATTAATTCCGCCTTTGCGTATACTTCGACTATTCTTTGGAACTGCTGTAAACTTAGCAGGCGCAGTGGGAATCGAATCCATGAAGACACACCCGCATTTTTCCCGCGCAGCCGGTCAAAAAATGCCTGAAAAACAGCAAGGCCAAGGTAGCTTTCTGTTTTGCCCCCTCCTGTGGGGAACCATAAAACATCTACCGTGTCGCATCCGTTGTTTTCGTATTCTGGATATTCCCTGCCCACTAAATCCGGAATAATGGAAACAATAAATACAATTTGAAACATT contains:
- a CDS encoding ATP-binding protein → MKLFPQDKVVGIFRGMSEGGLEFHADLVLPYRNEFQSTPMHGQFVIVQLETEHEAVLGRITSFSSQGRLVSAAGEDFGLRAVAEDRTIPEDLREQYLKYRVDIRVLGVIRVVDGSLVFAASHRRLPHVGSKVAFLSDELLREVAGHNLDGAEIGFFALGEFIYAGEDKRLNREPWMIVRNPSVLPRFLVEFLVSRRTFVFARAGFGKSNLIKLLFSNLYKTTPMVQKRGNRHVPVGTIIFDPEGEYFWPDDKNRPGLCDVPHLQDKIVIFTKKEGPSQFYQSFVAGDIKLDIRRLRPSDVISIALPPEKQDQQNVRKLKGLNDADWRTLVDEIYRNGNAADGDLIKNLLRLEAHQDAEMVAARANMTTIVKMLHDPSSQMMDMLLTALRDGKICIVDVSQMRGTPSLVLSGLILQRIFNHNQIEFTKAEPKTIPTIAVVEEAQSVLGSSGSSGEGPYIEWVKEGRKYDLGAVLITQQPGSISNEILSQGDNWFIFHLLSAGDLQAVKRANAHFSDDLLRTLLNEPIPGQGIFWSSAGGKSYPIPFRALSFEKIYKTLDPDYQLPAVNTYANQLRIKFNNAANVSRKTVPVSLTDGSDSLEKSSYENTEEEIDQPEDILDKYISYAIEELRNNTDLIERIKTRGVPWKGVLKALSESLPDILDDRDNIAHSIVRQAMDEIFGEGLWGTEKRERKSGPGYTTWIIEKKPPEDSQTG
- a CDS encoding DNA methyltransferase produces the protein MHGMYFEYKGSTDNLVTRLPNRSAPVLRLNAICPYYTMFPLRFPFKVLRRAQKGDWVLDPFCGRGTTNFAARLRGLPSVGIDSNPVAGAIAAAKFVDVTPEEVIDLCNSILRRKKHPEDIPEGEFWEFCYHPSTLFDICKIREYLLENCSTEAEIALRGLILGILHGPKMKNLPTYLSNQMPRTYATKPKSAVRFWKKHDLKPPKVDVADTIARRAKYVFEQLPLPTQGAVYIGDSRLLSPNIAPEPFRWVITSPPYFGMRSYLPDQWLRYWFLGGPSTVTYSLEGQIPHCSEDEFVRGLANVWKRVASVCAPNARLIVRFGAIPSAARDPKTLLKKSLSIASAGWKVATIKNAGLSPRGRRQAGQFGCSLGKAVEEIDLYAVLEE
- a CDS encoding DEAD/DEAH box helicase — encoded protein: MRVYDEEKLSEFIINEIINRNSGRSDEICIYDKPSERYFIGNLAPKNQDVDIDNEFYEEETYTSKLNPSSIGIEALLEVPQDKTIKCKVKIAFSVFYSFYPAFEYCVKDEYVDLPNAYKKINCTVTEEIAINVTDLRTLKLAEEKINEVLRQEIAKCHRIILNDPWALRKGTKKKHFQEIKTEREYFDLINRIPDEKVLTCWQPVVHLKYHRYAEQIGRIKFYLINNTEDSSRRFTEPFLFDCSLELKLKNTKFYPFQFYQLPKDYRYEREYYGIGYNCFVVMENKQKMRTYHCPLYKQKRYVTTNTVVPEYKKLMTKPEPVLRQILDAMKTYEEQWEKQIEIWKKQITVEELEWRKRDFLAFQKERERFEKGINTIEKIPLVKKAFCLMNEAFYEVDKLRKRPHKSWRMFQIVFIVSIIPDLVGREYPEYENNGCDTVDVLWFPTGGGKTESYLGLAVFQAFFDRLRGKNAGVSSWIRFPLRLLSLQQFQRIVEVYAKAELIRRRHPDLSKDGMEPFSVGYFAGGHNTPNRITEHMKKLNIEYENYFDRYKMIEKCPFCQHNSVIIFFDEHKMRLEHRCTNESCSEKTLPLYIVDQEIFRYLPTMLVGTVDKVASIGMQRRFTHLLGNVNEKCSYHGYMSCGECTEDPRCQLPKEPACLYDGAPSLVIQDELHLLKESFGTFASHYEGFIQMLQDKTSGGKKYKIIAATATIEKYENQIQHLYNKKPRRFPVAGYERGRSFYAEEKEYIGRLFVGVMPHNKTHLTATQELLKTFHMVIQEIKKDPEFYINKIGLQTVQTKEELAAFLRDYETSLVYVNSKDAGSSISRMIDSNQINGYLVENGYEPIQSVELTGDSSFAKIRNTLEVLENPPEEREKQIDAVIATSLISHGVDVERLNFMIFHGMPPHVAEYIQSSSRVGRTHVGICFVCFSPGRERDIAYFNYFSKFNEFSDRLVEPVPINRWSKFSVQKTLPGLFMGLVLQYFQPRIRHKIAKNMWFSEGLREALAKGYIPKEEVYRCLRDAYGITENDPHTKHFAKEIRIGLELIYMHFINPKYEKSTEQLEKIFGYSPMTSLRDIDEQIPISKDILSNEFLSKMRYRRGRK